A stretch of DNA from Enoplosus armatus isolate fEnoArm2 chromosome 15, fEnoArm2.hap1, whole genome shotgun sequence:
CCTCTGCGCCGTCACACGCTGAAAGACGACACGTTGTTGGAGCCCTCTGAAGACACGCGGCCTGAAATGCAAATGTCGGACGTCCCGCGTGACGAGCGAGCGCTGTAGAGGTACCTTTTGCTCAAACACCAGAGGTCCGCCATGATTTGCCAGAAGTGGCTCCGGAACTTCACCCCGATGAAGGCGTAGAGGATGGGATTGAGACAGCAGTGGAGGTAGGCCACGCTCCTGGAAATGGCCAGGACGCGGAGCTTGATCTTTTCTGCCTCACAGCTCCTCTCCTTAAAAAGGGACAGCGTGTGGTCCAGCAGAGCCGCGTTGTAGGGGAGGTGGCACACCACGAAAACCACCACAACTGCCAAAACCACACGGACGGCCTTGTGCCTCTGGCTGCTCTGGGCCCTCAGCAGGGTGCGCGCGATGCTGGAGTAGCAGAACGCCATCACCgacagaggcagcaggaagCCCACGGCCATCTGAAGGCCGGGAACCAGCACCTTCATCAGCTTCGCGGTTTCATTCTGGCTGAAAGACAGCTGACACATCACAGCGGCATCCTCCGCCCCCAGGTTCAGCTCTTCAAAGCGCTCCGTGTAGACGAGCGTGGGCAGAGTCAAAGCCACTGCaaacaaccaaacaaccaaGCAGACGAGGCGGCTGTAGATCAGAGTGCGCGCGCGAGCTCCGAAGGACCTCCTGGCTTGAACTATAGCGACGTAGCGGTCGCCACTAATGCACGCCAGCAGGAGCATGCCGCTGTAGAGGTTGACGCTGTAGGCCGACCTCAGCACCTTGCAAGCCACGGGACCCATGGACCAGCCGTGCTGCTCGTTGTATATGATAAATGGCAGAGCCACCACGAAGACCAGGTCCGCCACAGCCACGTTGAAGAGATAGACGTCCGTCATCGTCTTGGTCCTCTTGTAGAACACGTAGGTGACGACCACCAGGGCGTTGCCGATCAGGCCAAAGGAGAAGATGATGGAGTGGATGCAAGTTTGGGCGATGACCTCCGCAGGGTTCGGGTCGAGGTTGCAGAGCTCCTCCTCCGAGTAATCCCCTACTGTGCTGTAATCATAGTCTGAAGTCACCGACACCATGTCTTTGACCTGGAGAAGAAAAGGCGGCCATTTACACcaaagagcaaataaaaaacGGAAGAATTAAGGGAACACAACAACATGTCACACACTTCCAAAAGGAGCGGTAACAAATTAAGACATCGGAATTAGGATTACTTTATGAAAGGCAGGGTACAGTTTTCAactatttgtactttacttgagtattttcgTTGTAtcctactttatacttctactccacctcCTTCAGCGGCAAACATTGCACTTTTTTTTGACCCCACTGCATGTATTTGACTGCTACAGCTGCCAGTTCATTTACAGATATTGCACACAAACTTCTAGACTGTGATGCAGTGCTTTACTATTGAACTACCTAGTAGCGTATGAAGAATTTAAA
This window harbors:
- the ccr6b gene encoding C-C chemokine receptor type 6; translated protein: MVSVTSDYDYSTVGDYSEEELCNLDPNPAEVIAQTCIHSIIFSFGLIGNALVVVTYVFYKRTKTMTDVYLFNVAVADLVFVVALPFIIYNEQHGWSMGPVACKVLRSAYSVNLYSGMLLLACISGDRYVAIVQARRSFGARARTLIYSRLVCLVVWLFAVALTLPTLVYTERFEELNLGAEDAAVMCQLSFSQNETAKLMKVLVPGLQMAVGFLLPLSVMAFCYSSIARTLLRAQSSQRHKAVRVVLAVVVVFVVCHLPYNAALLDHTLSLFKERSCEAEKIKLRVLAISRSVAYLHCCLNPILYAFIGVKFRSHFWQIMADLWCLSKRYLYSARSSRGTSDICISGRVSSEGSNNVSSFSV